A window of Natrinema salifodinae contains these coding sequences:
- the mfnA gene encoding tyrosine decarboxylase MfnA — protein MQAEPQAFDRVLSSMCTDPHPAARDAAERFLATNPGDPGTYPNVAALEDDAIELMGEIAGLANPSGYITSGGTEANIQAVRIARERADARTPNVVMPESGHFSFQKAADLLGVELRIVPTDDRYRADLDAVRAAVDDDTAAVIGVAGTTEYGRVDPIPELGEIARSVDATLHVDAAWGGFVLPFTDYEWNFEHAPVDTMAIDPHKMGQAAVPAGGLLVRSADLLDELAVDTPYLESTSQATLTGTRSGAGVASAVAAMEELWPGGYRRQYVRSQNNAEWLADALEKRGYQVAEPTLPLVAADVPRSTFDALRAKGWRISRTATDELRIVCMPHVTREMLASFVGDLDRLEVRASVPVASDD, from the coding sequence CGGCCGAGCGGTTTCTCGCGACGAACCCCGGCGACCCCGGCACCTATCCGAACGTCGCGGCCCTCGAAGACGACGCCATCGAACTGATGGGCGAAATCGCGGGCCTGGCGAACCCGTCGGGCTACATCACCAGTGGCGGCACGGAGGCCAACATCCAGGCCGTCCGGATCGCCCGCGAGCGGGCCGACGCCCGCACGCCGAACGTCGTCATGCCCGAGTCGGGCCACTTCAGCTTCCAGAAGGCCGCCGACCTACTCGGCGTCGAACTCCGCATCGTCCCGACCGACGACCGGTACCGGGCCGACCTCGATGCCGTCCGCGCCGCCGTCGACGACGACACCGCCGCGGTGATCGGCGTCGCGGGCACGACCGAGTACGGCCGCGTCGACCCGATACCCGAACTCGGCGAGATCGCCCGCTCGGTCGACGCCACGCTTCACGTCGACGCCGCCTGGGGCGGCTTCGTGCTCCCCTTTACCGACTACGAGTGGAACTTCGAGCACGCCCCCGTCGATACGATGGCGATCGACCCGCACAAGATGGGCCAGGCCGCCGTCCCCGCGGGGGGCCTGCTCGTGCGCTCGGCGGACCTGCTGGACGAACTCGCCGTCGACACCCCCTACCTCGAGTCGACGAGCCAGGCGACGCTGACCGGGACCCGATCGGGGGCCGGCGTCGCCAGCGCCGTCGCCGCGATGGAGGAGCTGTGGCCAGGCGGCTACCGCCGGCAGTACGTCCGCTCGCAGAACAACGCCGAGTGGCTCGCCGACGCCTTAGAGAAGCGGGGCTACCAGGTCGCCGAGCCGACGCTGCCGCTGGTCGCGGCCGACGTTCCGCGGTCGACGTTCGACGCCCTCCGAGCGAAGGGGTGGCGGATCTCCCGGACCGCGACCGACGAGCTCCGGATCGTCTGTATGCCCCACGTCACCCGCGAGATGCTGGCGTCGTTCGTCGGCGATCTCGACCGGCTCGAGGTGCGTGCGAGCGTTCCGGTGGCGAGCGACGACTGA